The following proteins are co-located in the Paralichthys olivaceus isolate ysfri-2021 chromosome 2, ASM2471397v2, whole genome shotgun sequence genome:
- the soat2 gene encoding sterol O-acyltransferase 2 gives MTTAEPPKGLYHRNNKARPSDEPSNHVGNPGNVQEDELRQWQEHAKKVKVRVLEQIQDQLSDILDEALTESVQPFTHIQPTINGKTTKKPSVRSQKMDDGKVFIDRPSLLDELFEITHIRTIYHMFIAVLLIFCLSTLAVDFIDQGRLVLEFDLLFYAFGKLGTVIQAWVVMFLYTLLLPYYTLVFWASLYHMFPSKLGLSLGTGLIMSAAQTCVLGLFPIYIVVENQLPPASRFIVILEQIRFLMKSYSFIRETAPVIMKNTPKEGEGPIFPTLSSYLYFLFCPTLIYRESYPRNNHIRWNYVGSTLAMILGCLFYGYFILVRLCVPVFRPETNQPFSTRTMVLAVFHSILPGIMLLLLCFFAFLHCWLNLFGELLRFADRMFYKDWWNSTSFANYYRTWNVVVHDWLYYYGYRDFLWLSNRKFRAAAMLSVFIVSAVVHEYALTMGLGFFYPVMFCLFAVFGVVFNFTMNDKRQSPVFNVIMWACLFLGQGVQVCLYSQEWYAQIHCPRKENSFWELVTPRSWSCSYQR, from the exons ATGACGACTGCAGAGCCACCCAAGGGACTGTACCACCGAAACAATAAGGCCCGCCCATCAGACGAGCCCTCCAATCACG TTGGGAACCCTGGTAACGTGCAGGAGGACGAGCTGAGACAGTGGCAAGAACATGCCAAG AAGGTGAAGGTAAGAGTGCTGGAACAGATCCAGGATCAGCTCAGTGATATTCTAGACGAAGCTCTGACTGAGTCCGTTCAGCCTTTCACCCACATCCAGCCGACCATTAACGGCAAGACGACAAAAAAGCCCTCAGTGAG GTCTCAGAAAATGGATGATGGCAAAGTGTTTATAGACAGGCCATCACTGCTGGA tGAACTGTTTGAGATCACTCACATCAGGACCATCTACCACATGTTCATAGCCGTGCTCCTCATCTTCTGCCTGAGCACGCTGGCTGTCGACTTCATCGACCAGGGCAG GTTGGTCTTGGAGTTTGACCTGCTTTTCTACGCCTTCGGGAAGCTGGGTACAGTCATCCAGGCCTGGGTCGTGATGTTCCTCTACACCCTGCTCCTGCCCTACTACACCCTGGTGTTTTGGGCATCCCTGTACCACATGTTCCCCTCCAAGTTGGGTCTTTCTCTGGGGACAGGATTAATCATGTCTGCCGCACAGACCTGTGTTCTGGGGCTGTTCCCGATCTACATAGTCGTAGAGAACCAGCTGCCGCCAGCTTCGCGGTTCATCGTGATACTGGagcag ATTCGATTCCTGATGAAGAGCTACTCCTTCATAAGAGAAACTGCTCCAGTTATAATGAAGAATACACCAAAGGAAG gaGAAGGTCCCATATTCCCGACATTGTCGAGCTATTTGTACTTCCTCTTCTGTCCCACTCTCATCTACAGGGAATCATACCCCCG AAACAACCACATCAGATGGAACTATGTGGGCAGTACTCTTGCCATG ATCTTGGGCTGCCTGTTTTACGGCTACTTCATTCTGGTTCGCCTCTGCGTGCCCGTCTTCAGACCCGAGACCAACCAGCCATTCAGCACTCGGACGATGGTTCTGGCTGTTTTCCACTCAATACTACCAG GTATTATGCTGCTGCTCTTGTGTTTCTTCGCCTTCCTGCACTGCTGGCTCAACCTCTTCGGGGAGCTGCTGCGTTTCGCTGACAGAATGTTctacaag gaCTGGTGGAACTCTACATCCTTTGCCAACTACTACCGCACCTGGAATGTGGTGGTTCATGACTGGCTGTATTACTACGGATACAGAGACTTCCTCTGG CTGTCAAATAGGAAATTCCGAGCAGCTGCCATGCTCTCCGTGTTCATCGTCTCCGCTGTCGTCCATGAGTACGCCTTGACAATGGGCCTGGGATTTTTCTATCCCGTCATGTTCTGCTTGTTTGCAGTATTTGGAG tggtGTTCAACTTCACCATGAACGACAAGCGTCAGAGTCCCGTGTTCAATGTCATCATGTGGGCGTGTCTCTTCCTGGGCCAGGGCGTCCAGGTGTGCCTGTACAGCCAGGAGTGGTACGCTCAAATACACTGCCCACGCAAAGAG AATAGTTTCTGGGAGCTGGTGACGCCTCGGTCTTGGTCCTGCAGCTACCAGAGATGA